From Sparus aurata chromosome 9, fSpaAur1.1, whole genome shotgun sequence, a single genomic window includes:
- the LOC115587692 gene encoding zinc finger MYM-type protein 1-like, producing the protein MNSLTACSQFERAHHRGDQECRFVSIQADETMDISTQCQLVLVIRYIDKAHNVQERFFEFIPLQSATADSIATALLDRLSSILPDDKKSKLISQAYAGASVMRGATGGVQKKVQDVYVNAHYVHCYAHQLNLIMQQVTSHIPVVNQFFSDLAGFSGFFSRSPKRTSVLDRVVAHRLPRASTVRWNFHIRAVNTVFEHKDDLIQCFETIRDSGEFEPTTVREAGGFVRLLEDDTFSFFLKLFHHIMPHVDILFSQLQKRTIDSVFVQRIMQQFTDNMQMIRDSIPNLCGEHSASQQQLAKKRRT; encoded by the exons ATGAACTCCTTGACTGCATGTTCTCAGTTTGAGAGAGCACATCATCGAGGAGATCAGGAGTGCAGATTTGTCTCTATCCAGGCTGATGAAACGATGGACATCTCCACTCAGTGTCAGCTGGTGCTAGTGATCCGCTATATTGATAAAGCCCATAATGTGCAAGAGAGGTTTTTTGAGTTTATTCCTCTCCAGAGTGCCACAGCTGATTCCATCGCCACAGCACTTTTGGATAGGTTAAGCTCCATTCTCCCTGATGACAAGAAGAGCAAGCTCATTTCCCAGGCATATGCTGGTGCAAGTGTCATGAGAGGAGCCACCGGTGGTGTGCAGAAGAAGGTGCAAGATGTGTATGTGAATGCACACTATGTCCACTGTTATGCTCACCAACTTAAcctcatcatgcagcaggtgacatctcacatcccagtagtgaatcagttcttctctgacctggctggattctccggatttttttcaagatctccaaagagaaccagtgtgcttgatagagtggtggcacacagacttcCAAGAGCAAGCACAGTgagatggaacttccatatccGTGCCGTGAACACTGTGTTTGAGCACAAAGATGAcctcatccagtgttttgaaaccatcagggactcaggggagtttgagcctaccactgtgcggGAAGCTGgagggtttgtgaggctactggaggatgatactttcagcttcttcctgaaactttTTCATCACATCATGCCTCATGTggacattctcttcagccagctccagaagcggaccatcgactcagtctttgtccagagaatcatgcagcagttcacagacAACATGCAAATGATCAG AGATTCCATCCCTAATCTCTGTGGAGAACACAGTgcatctcagcagcagctggCCAAGAAACGCCGCACATAG
- the nr1i2 gene encoding nuclear receptor subfamily 1 group I member 2 isoform X2, translated as MNEKLDGFQTIREVLTQQNKDDEDEDGKLTEDDEPRACGVCGDLAKGYHFNALTCEGCKGFFRRAIKRSTQLRCPFLNKCSITKNSRRSCQACRFRKCQAIGMKREMVMSEVEVLERRIRIKRKKKLEALVQLSSQQQDTIQELLCGHRSSFDSAFYRFSGFRPMDRNILHMSEDDQSPSEPCSTSSSTSSSSSSSSLSGSFDKQENVEGNPDRKSSVFTALPHVTDLVTYMIQDIISFSKSLQDFRSLIMEDQIALLKGATFEVMQIRFNMVFNAEKGIWECGNIIYCIDDAVRAGFQPLLLEPLLKFHHTLRKLGLQEEEYVLMQALSLFSPDRPGVQQHSVIDKLHENLGLTLKTWIDCKRTGPEKHLLYPKVMACLTEMRTMTEEYSKQVLQIQDIEPDVISPLIMEIVS; from the exons ATGAACGAGAAGCTCGATGGATTCCAGACCATCCGGGAAGTGCTCACGCAGCAAAATAAAGACGACGAGGACGAGGATGGGAAGCTGACAGAAGACGACGAGCCCAGAGCCTGCGGTGTGTGTGGTGACCTGGCCAAGGGTTACCACTTCAATGCCTTGACCTGTGAAGGCTGCAAAGGCTTCTTCAG GCGTGCCATAAAGAGGTCGACGCAGCTCCGATGTCCGTTCCTGAATAAATGCAGTATAACCAAAAACAGCCGGCGGTCGTGTCAAGCCTGCCGCTTCCGTAAATGCCAGGCCATAGGCATGAAAAGAGAAA TGGTCATGTCTGAGGTGGAGGTACTGGAGAGGAGGATCCGCATCAAGCGGAAGAAGAAGCTTGAAGCGCTGGTGCAGCTCTCCTCCCAACAACAGGACACCATTCAGGAGCTGCTCTGCGGCCACCGCAGCTCGTTCGACTCTGCATTTTACCGCTTCAGTGGCTTCAGG CCTATGGACAGAAACATCCTTCATATGAGTGAGGACGACCAGTCCCCAAGCGAgccctgctccacctcctcctccacctcctcctcctcctcctcctccagtctcTCTGGTTCCTTTGACAAACAAGAAAACGTAGAGGGCAACCCAGACAGGAAAAGTAGTGTTTTTACCGCTCTCCCACATGTGACTGACCTCGTAACGTACATGATCCAAGACATCATCAGTTTCTCTAAAAGTCTCCAGGACTTCCG GTCTTTAATCATGGAGGACCAAATCGCCCTGTTGAAGGGGGCCACGTTTGAAGTGATGCAGATCCGCTTCAACATGGTGTTCAACGCAGAAAAAGGCATCTGGGAATGTGGCAACATAATATACTGCATAGATGACGCTGTACGAG CGGGCTTCCAGCCGCTCCTGCTGGAGCCTCTGCTCAAATTCCACCACACACTGCGCAAGCTgggcctgcaggaggaggagtacgTTCTCATGCAAGCCCTGTCATTGTTTTCTCCAG ATCGTCCAGGTGTGCAGCAACACAGTGTGATTGACAAGCTTCATGAAAACTTGGGGCTGACGCTGAAAACCTGGATTGACTGCAAGAGAACAGGACCAGAAAAACA TTTGCTCTACCCCAAAGTGATGGCCTGTCTCACCGAGATGAGAACAATGACTGAGGAGTACAGCAAACAGGTTCTGCAGATCCAGGACATCGAGCCTGACGTCATCTCTCCCCTCATAATGGAGATAGTCAGTTGA
- the LOC115587572 gene encoding cell surface glycoprotein CD200 receptor 1-A-like isoform X1, producing the protein MRDMIWIYAAFILLLSEAWSLGPGTNSTSPSFNDSSIGGDVVIHSAFNKGSDVNLTCSNKTWNETLYVIWTIQMKYRIECKISLDDGDRRVDTCKDGKSLYTSSTQSYLHIPAFTNGDEGVYKCESVYKGGIDRYEINVAITVPPRISAWLEKEDNKMVAMCKAERGKPAANIFWNHEGNLSDVKTSSDKDGFFTVESRLEISEGMNTENLSCAISHPYWSEEKVLEPKLTKGHVTWLCVSAVAGLVFLAAVVIFAQKKLMILRQCQQSDSSPSKTAPTEDVEEVEPYASYVQRVNSIYNSSADLFT; encoded by the exons ATGAGGGACATGATTTGGATTTACGCTGCTTTTATCCTCTTGTTGTCCGAAGCGTGGAGCCTGGGTCCAG gaACTAATAGCACCTCTCCGAGCTTCAACGATTCTTCCATTGGTGGTGATG ttgtCATACATTCAGCCTTCAACAAGGGGAGTGATGTAAACTTGACATGCAGCAATAAGACGTGGAATGAGACACTATATGTTATCTGGACAATACAGATGAAATACAGAATTGAATGTAAGATATCCTTAGATGATGGAGACCGAAGAGTAGACACATGCAAAGATGGCAAGTCACTCTATACATCCAGCACTCAGTCATACCTGCACATCCCAGCCTTCACCAATGGTGACGAAGGGGTCTACAAATGTGAGTCGGTTTACAAAGGAGGAATCGATCGTTATGAGATCAACGTGGCCATCACAG TTCCTCCCAGAATATCAGCCTGGTTAGAGAAAGAGGACAACAAGATGGTGGCAATGTGCAAAGCTGAAAGAGGAAAACCTGCTGCCAACATCTTCTGGAACCACGAGGGAAACTTATCGGATGTGAAAACATCGTCTGACAAAGATGGATTTTTTACAGTAGAGAGTCGTCTTGAGATATCAGAAGGAATGAACACAGAAAACCTGAGCTGTGCTATCAGCCACCCGTACTGGAGCGAGGAGAAGGTTTTAGAACCAAAACTCACAAAAG GTCATGTTACTTGGCTGTGCGTGTCTGCCGTTGCGGGACTTGTGTTTTTGGCAGCAGTTGTAATTTTTGCACAAAAGAAACTAATGATATTGAG GCAATGCCAGCAGTCCGACAGCTCACCATCTAAAACTGCACCG acggAGGATGTGGAGGAAGTGGAGCCCTACGCCAGCTATGTTCAACGCGTCAACTCTATCTATAACTCATCTGCAGATTTGTTCACTTAA
- the LOC115587572 gene encoding cell surface glycoprotein CD200 receptor 1-A-like isoform X2, whose translation MRDMIWIYAAFILLLSEAWSLGPVVIHSAFNKGSDVNLTCSNKTWNETLYVIWTIQMKYRIECKISLDDGDRRVDTCKDGKSLYTSSTQSYLHIPAFTNGDEGVYKCESVYKGGIDRYEINVAITVPPRISAWLEKEDNKMVAMCKAERGKPAANIFWNHEGNLSDVKTSSDKDGFFTVESRLEISEGMNTENLSCAISHPYWSEEKVLEPKLTKGHVTWLCVSAVAGLVFLAAVVIFAQKKLMILRQCQQSDSSPSKTAPTEDVEEVEPYASYVQRVNSIYNSSADLFT comes from the exons ATGAGGGACATGATTTGGATTTACGCTGCTTTTATCCTCTTGTTGTCCGAAGCGTGGAGCCTGGGTCCAG ttgtCATACATTCAGCCTTCAACAAGGGGAGTGATGTAAACTTGACATGCAGCAATAAGACGTGGAATGAGACACTATATGTTATCTGGACAATACAGATGAAATACAGAATTGAATGTAAGATATCCTTAGATGATGGAGACCGAAGAGTAGACACATGCAAAGATGGCAAGTCACTCTATACATCCAGCACTCAGTCATACCTGCACATCCCAGCCTTCACCAATGGTGACGAAGGGGTCTACAAATGTGAGTCGGTTTACAAAGGAGGAATCGATCGTTATGAGATCAACGTGGCCATCACAG TTCCTCCCAGAATATCAGCCTGGTTAGAGAAAGAGGACAACAAGATGGTGGCAATGTGCAAAGCTGAAAGAGGAAAACCTGCTGCCAACATCTTCTGGAACCACGAGGGAAACTTATCGGATGTGAAAACATCGTCTGACAAAGATGGATTTTTTACAGTAGAGAGTCGTCTTGAGATATCAGAAGGAATGAACACAGAAAACCTGAGCTGTGCTATCAGCCACCCGTACTGGAGCGAGGAGAAGGTTTTAGAACCAAAACTCACAAAAG GTCATGTTACTTGGCTGTGCGTGTCTGCCGTTGCGGGACTTGTGTTTTTGGCAGCAGTTGTAATTTTTGCACAAAAGAAACTAATGATATTGAG GCAATGCCAGCAGTCCGACAGCTCACCATCTAAAACTGCACCG acggAGGATGTGGAGGAAGTGGAGCCCTACGCCAGCTATGTTCAACGCGTCAACTCTATCTATAACTCATCTGCAGATTTGTTCACTTAA
- the cfap91 gene encoding cilia- and flagella-associated protein 91 isoform X2, producing the protein MQKTMLGGNGSMTTCTRGVPEFESMFSCLSHYPRSTVQLNPSDPVPASIDRRWRGHTEQRREALQQLAGVVVPRENCHVTGADNWKYYKRPLIPFGQLPPQVGIFDTPREDFIPTGGNNAQQQPTHFTVGVQTDYRESETQTDPYSPEYVVQPGTTPSELLQLAALTWGRGLPAGLAEVEMIQRARAKRAWEATLPPSDDLSQLDKRRRMMEEMEAKEWAFREGEIQKLQEARLDVLKDLLKRRDEAQKEVTSQRLYQIYSKHLKEKEAKQHKIHNDYMRSLRKVEAQWRNVEGKLERPGIVRDFTDCKTYTLRTTRDTFTDGDTRNNGLKSYYLDTYEGLLKLEAGLSPSVLKPQVKTPKQVKPSSSRAVEVMMEYKALRKEMNEQEKPLRFLVKKEKPVPRPVSPRVEETPEGEEETELAVIYLQKLLRGRSIQYEMFKGKENHQELIQELRTVHALQREEQELHRADKELVITLKKQRDEQRHKSSQEEASQARVVGAELEHLFDTLSKELIHLQEERRIHAFTLLAERERRLREAEESGRRQVEECRRREEDEIFRQVVQVHQETVDLYLEDVILETLEQTADQQAREEIRRRAKEVNDIAYAMEESRNNLQSEEIVSELVYSFLIPEVERARVRQRVHQRQHRHLQAAQSIIQGAADHSGILPGAVEASQSTCPAERASTRLLEEIINQVEQEQGKEAEPHHTPTE; encoded by the exons ATGCAAAAAACTATGTTAGGAGGGAACGGCTCTATGACTACTTGTACG AGGGGTGTGCCTGAGTTTGAGTCCATGTTCAGTTGCCTGTCTCACTACCCCCGGTCTACTGTTCAGCTGAATCCTTCAGACCCTGTACCAGCCTCGATTGATCGGCGCTGGCGGGGCCACACGGAACAGCGCAGAGAGGCGCTGCAGCAGCTGGCTGG GGTTGTTGTTCCAAGGGAGAATTGCCATGTGACTGGAGCTGATAACTGGAAATACTACAAACG CCCTCTGATTCCCTTTGGTCAACTGCCTCCCCAAGTTGGGATTTTTGATACGCCGAg AGAAGATTTCATACCAACTGGTGGAAACAATGCTCAGCAACAGCCCACCCATTTTACTGTGGGGGTCCAAACAGACTACAGGGaaagtgaaacacaaacagacccGTACAGCCCTGAGTATGTGGTACAGCCTGGGACAACCCCCTCAGAGCTCCTGCAACTGGCAGCTTTGACTTGGG GTCGCGGTTTGCCTGCAGGCCTTGCAGAAGTAGAAATGATACAGCGGGCACGTGCCAAGCGAGCCTGGGAGGCCACCCTTCCTCCTTCGGATGACCTCAGTCAGCTGGACAAAAGGAGACGAatgatggaggagatggaggccAAAGAGTGGGCTTTCAGAGAGGGAGAAATCCAGAA GTTACAAGAGGCTCGTCTAGATGTGCTGAAGGACCTCTTGAAGCGACGAGACGAGGCCCAGAAAGAAGTCACAAGCCAGAGACTGTATCAGATATATTCCAAGCACCTAAAAGAGAAGGAGGCTAAGCAACACAAGATTCACAATGACTACATGAGGT CGCTGAGAAAAGTGGAAGCTCAGTGGAGAAATGTGGAGGGAAAGCTAGAGCGACCTGGCATAGTCAGAGACTTCACAGATTGTAAGACATACACCCTGCGGACCACCAGGGACACATTCACGGACGGGGACACGCGCAATAATGGGTTAAAAAGCTACTACTTAGACACATATGAAG GCTTGCTAAAGCTAGAGGCAGGACTCTCACCCTCAGTCCTCAAGCCACAAGTGAAAACACCCAAACAAGTCAAGccctccagcagcagagcgGTAGAAGTGATGATGGAATACAAG GCGCTGAGGAAGGAGATGAACGAACAAGAGAAGCCGCTGCGTTTTCTTGTCAAGAAGGAGAAGCCCGTTCCTCGTCCTGTCTCTCCGAGAGTGGAGGAGACACCGGAG GGGGAAGAGGAGACAGAGCTCGCAGTCATCTACTTGCAGAAACTCCTTAGAGGAAGAAGCATCCAATACGAG ATGTTTAAGGGCAAAGAGAACCACCAGGAGCTCATCCAGGAACTGAGGACTGTCCACGCCCTGCagagggaggagcaggagctACACAGAGCCGACAAAGAGCTCGTAATAAccctgaaaaaacaaagagacgAACAACGACACAAG AGCTCTCAAGAGGAGGCATCTCAGGCCAGAGTGGTAGGTGCGGAGCTTGAACACCTCTTTGACACCTTGTCCAAGGAACTGATTCACCTCCAGGAAGAGCGTAGGATCCACGCCTTCACGCTGCTGGCTGAGCGAGAACGTCGCCTACGAGAGGCTGAGGAGAGTGGGAGGAGACAGGTGGAGGAGTGCAGACGCAGAGAAGAGGATGAGATCTTCAGACAA GTGGTGCAGGTACACCAGGAAACTGTAGATCTGTATCTGGAGGATGTCATCCTAGAGACCTTGGAGCAGACAGCTGACCAGCAGGCTCGAGAGGAGATCCGCAGGAGGGCAAAGGAGGTCAACGACATCGCTTATGCCATGGAGGAAAG CCGGAACAATCTTCAGTCAGAGGAGATTGTGTCAGAGTTGGTGTACAGTTTCCTTATCCCAGAGGTCGAGAGGGCCCGTGTCAGACAAAGAG TGCACCAGAGGCAGCATAGACACTTGCAGGCAGCTCAGAGTATAATTCAGGGTGCTGCAGATCATTCTGGGATCCTTCCAGGTGCTGTGGAGGCCTCACAGTCGACCTGTCCTGCTGAGAGAGCCTCAACACGACTCCTCGAGGAGATAATCAACCAAGTGGAGCAAGAGCAGGGGAAAGAAGCAGAACCTCACCACACTCCAACTGAGTAG
- the cfap91 gene encoding cilia- and flagella-associated protein 91 isoform X1 codes for MSKSITHTISRRNYAKNYVRRERLYDYLYDPVYTLSSELDHARSSFKAYASKDRVRGVPEFESMFSCLSHYPRSTVQLNPSDPVPASIDRRWRGHTEQRREALQQLAGVVVPRENCHVTGADNWKYYKRPLIPFGQLPPQVGIFDTPREDFIPTGGNNAQQQPTHFTVGVQTDYRESETQTDPYSPEYVVQPGTTPSELLQLAALTWGRGLPAGLAEVEMIQRARAKRAWEATLPPSDDLSQLDKRRRMMEEMEAKEWAFREGEIQKLQEARLDVLKDLLKRRDEAQKEVTSQRLYQIYSKHLKEKEAKQHKIHNDYMRSLRKVEAQWRNVEGKLERPGIVRDFTDCKTYTLRTTRDTFTDGDTRNNGLKSYYLDTYEGLLKLEAGLSPSVLKPQVKTPKQVKPSSSRAVEVMMEYKALRKEMNEQEKPLRFLVKKEKPVPRPVSPRVEETPEGEEETELAVIYLQKLLRGRSIQYEMFKGKENHQELIQELRTVHALQREEQELHRADKELVITLKKQRDEQRHKSSQEEASQARVVGAELEHLFDTLSKELIHLQEERRIHAFTLLAERERRLREAEESGRRQVEECRRREEDEIFRQVVQVHQETVDLYLEDVILETLEQTADQQAREEIRRRAKEVNDIAYAMEESRNNLQSEEIVSELVYSFLIPEVERARVRQRVHQRQHRHLQAAQSIIQGAADHSGILPGAVEASQSTCPAERASTRLLEEIINQVEQEQGKEAEPHHTPTE; via the exons ATGAGCAAATCCATTACGCACACTATTTCTAGGAGAAATTATGCAAAAAACTATGTTAGGAGGGAACGGCTCTATGACTACTTGTACG ACCCAGTTTACACACTGTCCTCGGAGCTGGACCATGCCAGGTCCAGCTTCAAGGCCTATGCGTCTAAGGACCGAGTC AGGGGTGTGCCTGAGTTTGAGTCCATGTTCAGTTGCCTGTCTCACTACCCCCGGTCTACTGTTCAGCTGAATCCTTCAGACCCTGTACCAGCCTCGATTGATCGGCGCTGGCGGGGCCACACGGAACAGCGCAGAGAGGCGCTGCAGCAGCTGGCTGG GGTTGTTGTTCCAAGGGAGAATTGCCATGTGACTGGAGCTGATAACTGGAAATACTACAAACG CCCTCTGATTCCCTTTGGTCAACTGCCTCCCCAAGTTGGGATTTTTGATACGCCGAg AGAAGATTTCATACCAACTGGTGGAAACAATGCTCAGCAACAGCCCACCCATTTTACTGTGGGGGTCCAAACAGACTACAGGGaaagtgaaacacaaacagacccGTACAGCCCTGAGTATGTGGTACAGCCTGGGACAACCCCCTCAGAGCTCCTGCAACTGGCAGCTTTGACTTGGG GTCGCGGTTTGCCTGCAGGCCTTGCAGAAGTAGAAATGATACAGCGGGCACGTGCCAAGCGAGCCTGGGAGGCCACCCTTCCTCCTTCGGATGACCTCAGTCAGCTGGACAAAAGGAGACGAatgatggaggagatggaggccAAAGAGTGGGCTTTCAGAGAGGGAGAAATCCAGAA GTTACAAGAGGCTCGTCTAGATGTGCTGAAGGACCTCTTGAAGCGACGAGACGAGGCCCAGAAAGAAGTCACAAGCCAGAGACTGTATCAGATATATTCCAAGCACCTAAAAGAGAAGGAGGCTAAGCAACACAAGATTCACAATGACTACATGAGGT CGCTGAGAAAAGTGGAAGCTCAGTGGAGAAATGTGGAGGGAAAGCTAGAGCGACCTGGCATAGTCAGAGACTTCACAGATTGTAAGACATACACCCTGCGGACCACCAGGGACACATTCACGGACGGGGACACGCGCAATAATGGGTTAAAAAGCTACTACTTAGACACATATGAAG GCTTGCTAAAGCTAGAGGCAGGACTCTCACCCTCAGTCCTCAAGCCACAAGTGAAAACACCCAAACAAGTCAAGccctccagcagcagagcgGTAGAAGTGATGATGGAATACAAG GCGCTGAGGAAGGAGATGAACGAACAAGAGAAGCCGCTGCGTTTTCTTGTCAAGAAGGAGAAGCCCGTTCCTCGTCCTGTCTCTCCGAGAGTGGAGGAGACACCGGAG GGGGAAGAGGAGACAGAGCTCGCAGTCATCTACTTGCAGAAACTCCTTAGAGGAAGAAGCATCCAATACGAG ATGTTTAAGGGCAAAGAGAACCACCAGGAGCTCATCCAGGAACTGAGGACTGTCCACGCCCTGCagagggaggagcaggagctACACAGAGCCGACAAAGAGCTCGTAATAAccctgaaaaaacaaagagacgAACAACGACACAAG AGCTCTCAAGAGGAGGCATCTCAGGCCAGAGTGGTAGGTGCGGAGCTTGAACACCTCTTTGACACCTTGTCCAAGGAACTGATTCACCTCCAGGAAGAGCGTAGGATCCACGCCTTCACGCTGCTGGCTGAGCGAGAACGTCGCCTACGAGAGGCTGAGGAGAGTGGGAGGAGACAGGTGGAGGAGTGCAGACGCAGAGAAGAGGATGAGATCTTCAGACAA GTGGTGCAGGTACACCAGGAAACTGTAGATCTGTATCTGGAGGATGTCATCCTAGAGACCTTGGAGCAGACAGCTGACCAGCAGGCTCGAGAGGAGATCCGCAGGAGGGCAAAGGAGGTCAACGACATCGCTTATGCCATGGAGGAAAG CCGGAACAATCTTCAGTCAGAGGAGATTGTGTCAGAGTTGGTGTACAGTTTCCTTATCCCAGAGGTCGAGAGGGCCCGTGTCAGACAAAGAG TGCACCAGAGGCAGCATAGACACTTGCAGGCAGCTCAGAGTATAATTCAGGGTGCTGCAGATCATTCTGGGATCCTTCCAGGTGCTGTGGAGGCCTCACAGTCGACCTGTCCTGCTGAGAGAGCCTCAACACGACTCCTCGAGGAGATAATCAACCAAGTGGAGCAAGAGCAGGGGAAAGAAGCAGAACCTCACCACACTCCAACTGAGTAG
- the nr1i2 gene encoding nuclear receptor subfamily 1 group I member 2 isoform X1 translates to MRMNEKLDGFQTIREVLTQQNKDDEDEDGKLTEDDEPRACGVCGDLAKGYHFNALTCEGCKGFFRRAIKRSTQLRCPFLNKCSITKNSRRSCQACRFRKCQAIGMKREMVMSEVEVLERRIRIKRKKKLEALVQLSSQQQDTIQELLCGHRSSFDSAFYRFSGFRPMDRNILHMSEDDQSPSEPCSTSSSTSSSSSSSSLSGSFDKQENVEGNPDRKSSVFTALPHVTDLVTYMIQDIISFSKSLQDFRSLIMEDQIALLKGATFEVMQIRFNMVFNAEKGIWECGNIIYCIDDAVRAGFQPLLLEPLLKFHHTLRKLGLQEEEYVLMQALSLFSPDRPGVQQHSVIDKLHENLGLTLKTWIDCKRTGPEKHLLYPKVMACLTEMRTMTEEYSKQVLQIQDIEPDVISPLIMEIVS, encoded by the exons A TGAGAATGAACGAGAAGCTCGATGGATTCCAGACCATCCGGGAAGTGCTCACGCAGCAAAATAAAGACGACGAGGACGAGGATGGGAAGCTGACAGAAGACGACGAGCCCAGAGCCTGCGGTGTGTGTGGTGACCTGGCCAAGGGTTACCACTTCAATGCCTTGACCTGTGAAGGCTGCAAAGGCTTCTTCAG GCGTGCCATAAAGAGGTCGACGCAGCTCCGATGTCCGTTCCTGAATAAATGCAGTATAACCAAAAACAGCCGGCGGTCGTGTCAAGCCTGCCGCTTCCGTAAATGCCAGGCCATAGGCATGAAAAGAGAAA TGGTCATGTCTGAGGTGGAGGTACTGGAGAGGAGGATCCGCATCAAGCGGAAGAAGAAGCTTGAAGCGCTGGTGCAGCTCTCCTCCCAACAACAGGACACCATTCAGGAGCTGCTCTGCGGCCACCGCAGCTCGTTCGACTCTGCATTTTACCGCTTCAGTGGCTTCAGG CCTATGGACAGAAACATCCTTCATATGAGTGAGGACGACCAGTCCCCAAGCGAgccctgctccacctcctcctccacctcctcctcctcctcctcctccagtctcTCTGGTTCCTTTGACAAACAAGAAAACGTAGAGGGCAACCCAGACAGGAAAAGTAGTGTTTTTACCGCTCTCCCACATGTGACTGACCTCGTAACGTACATGATCCAAGACATCATCAGTTTCTCTAAAAGTCTCCAGGACTTCCG GTCTTTAATCATGGAGGACCAAATCGCCCTGTTGAAGGGGGCCACGTTTGAAGTGATGCAGATCCGCTTCAACATGGTGTTCAACGCAGAAAAAGGCATCTGGGAATGTGGCAACATAATATACTGCATAGATGACGCTGTACGAG CGGGCTTCCAGCCGCTCCTGCTGGAGCCTCTGCTCAAATTCCACCACACACTGCGCAAGCTgggcctgcaggaggaggagtacgTTCTCATGCAAGCCCTGTCATTGTTTTCTCCAG ATCGTCCAGGTGTGCAGCAACACAGTGTGATTGACAAGCTTCATGAAAACTTGGGGCTGACGCTGAAAACCTGGATTGACTGCAAGAGAACAGGACCAGAAAAACA TTTGCTCTACCCCAAAGTGATGGCCTGTCTCACCGAGATGAGAACAATGACTGAGGAGTACAGCAAACAGGTTCTGCAGATCCAGGACATCGAGCCTGACGTCATCTCTCCCCTCATAATGGAGATAGTCAGTTGA
- the nr1i2 gene encoding nuclear receptor subfamily 1 group I member 2 isoform X3: protein MRMNEKLDGFQTIREVLTQQNKDDEDEDGKLTEDDEPRACGVCGDLAKGYHFNALTCEGCKGFFRRAIKRSTQLRCPFLNKCSITKNSRRSCQACRFRKCQAIGMKREMVMSEVEVLERRIRIKRKKKLEALVQLSSQQQDTIQELLCGHRSSFDSAFYRFSGFRPMDRNILHMSEDDQSPSEPCSTSSSTSSSSSSSSLSGSFDKQENVEGNPDRKSSVFTALPHVTDLVTYMIQDIISFSKSLQDFRSLIMEDQIALLKGATFEVMQIRFNMVFNAEKGIWECGNIIYCIDDAVRAGFQPLLLEPLLKFHHTLRKLGLQEEEYVLMQALSLFSPGSSRTSSVHPSPC, encoded by the exons A TGAGAATGAACGAGAAGCTCGATGGATTCCAGACCATCCGGGAAGTGCTCACGCAGCAAAATAAAGACGACGAGGACGAGGATGGGAAGCTGACAGAAGACGACGAGCCCAGAGCCTGCGGTGTGTGTGGTGACCTGGCCAAGGGTTACCACTTCAATGCCTTGACCTGTGAAGGCTGCAAAGGCTTCTTCAG GCGTGCCATAAAGAGGTCGACGCAGCTCCGATGTCCGTTCCTGAATAAATGCAGTATAACCAAAAACAGCCGGCGGTCGTGTCAAGCCTGCCGCTTCCGTAAATGCCAGGCCATAGGCATGAAAAGAGAAA TGGTCATGTCTGAGGTGGAGGTACTGGAGAGGAGGATCCGCATCAAGCGGAAGAAGAAGCTTGAAGCGCTGGTGCAGCTCTCCTCCCAACAACAGGACACCATTCAGGAGCTGCTCTGCGGCCACCGCAGCTCGTTCGACTCTGCATTTTACCGCTTCAGTGGCTTCAGG CCTATGGACAGAAACATCCTTCATATGAGTGAGGACGACCAGTCCCCAAGCGAgccctgctccacctcctcctccacctcctcctcctcctcctcctccagtctcTCTGGTTCCTTTGACAAACAAGAAAACGTAGAGGGCAACCCAGACAGGAAAAGTAGTGTTTTTACCGCTCTCCCACATGTGACTGACCTCGTAACGTACATGATCCAAGACATCATCAGTTTCTCTAAAAGTCTCCAGGACTTCCG GTCTTTAATCATGGAGGACCAAATCGCCCTGTTGAAGGGGGCCACGTTTGAAGTGATGCAGATCCGCTTCAACATGGTGTTCAACGCAGAAAAAGGCATCTGGGAATGTGGCAACATAATATACTGCATAGATGACGCTGTACGAG CGGGCTTCCAGCCGCTCCTGCTGGAGCCTCTGCTCAAATTCCACCACACACTGCGCAAGCTgggcctgcaggaggaggagtacgTTCTCATGCAAGCCCTGTCATTGTTTTCTCCAGGTAGCAGCAGGACTTCATCAGTTCATCCCAGTCCTTGCTAA